One part of the Vicia villosa cultivar HV-30 ecotype Madison, WI linkage group LG6, Vvil1.0, whole genome shotgun sequence genome encodes these proteins:
- the LOC131609127 gene encoding uncharacterized protein LOC131609127 isoform X2, with translation MKVFQVAPVILFLLLWCSQYCAVQGRLISIPTKPDGKDAAATARWLVSQNFWGVLSTISIDLDGAPFAKVVSYSDGVPNQGSGIPYFYLTTLDPTARNALKDERASFTVSEYPLGTCGKLKLVDEKSEEAEFARNALFSKHSEMIDWPKDHNFKVYKLKIENIFLINWFGGPKPLTVEDYLNHKMNNRGFILSWIDSLNALLFATPTMGL, from the exons atgaaggtttttcAAGTTGCCCCagtgattttgtttttgttgttatggTGTTCCCAATATTGTGCAGTGCAAGGGAGATTGATCTCAATCCCAACAAAACCTGACGGAAAGGATGCTGCTGCAACTGCCCGTTGGTTGGTCTCTCAGAATTTCTGGGGTGTCTTAAG TACTATCTCTATTGATTTGGATGGAGCACCCTTTGC CAAAGTGGTATCATATAGCGATGGAGTACCAAACCAAGGCAGTGGCATCCCATACTTCTACTTAACAACTCTTGATCCAACAGCAAGAAATGCATTAAAAGATGAAAGAGCTTCCTTCACAGTCAGTGAGTACCCTCTCGGGACTTGCGGCAAG CTGAAATTGGTTGATGAAAAGTCAGAGGAAGCCGAATTTGCCAGAAATGCCTTGTTCTCCAAGCATTCAGAAATGATCG ACTGGCCAAAGGATCACAACTTCAAAGTTtacaaattgaaaattgaaaatatatttttaattaattggtttGGTGGTCCAAAACCTCTGACAGTGGAAGATTACTTAAATCATAAAAT GAACAATCGTGGATTCATTCTCTCATGGATTGATTCTCTGAATGCTCTTCTATTTGCAACTCCTACTATGGGGCTGTAA
- the LOC131609127 gene encoding uncharacterized protein LOC131609127 isoform X1: MKVFQVAPVILFLLLWCSQYCAVQGRLISIPTKPDGKDAAATARWLVSQNFWGVLSTISIDLDGAPFAKVVSYSDGVPNQGSGIPYFYLTTLDPTARNALKDERASFTVSEYPLGTCGKVDPMNPTCSKITLTGKLKLVDEKSEEAEFARNALFSKHSEMIDWPKDHNFKVYKLKIENIFLINWFGGPKPLTVEDYLNHKMNNRGFILSWIDSLNALLFATPTMGL, encoded by the exons atgaaggtttttcAAGTTGCCCCagtgattttgtttttgttgttatggTGTTCCCAATATTGTGCAGTGCAAGGGAGATTGATCTCAATCCCAACAAAACCTGACGGAAAGGATGCTGCTGCAACTGCCCGTTGGTTGGTCTCTCAGAATTTCTGGGGTGTCTTAAG TACTATCTCTATTGATTTGGATGGAGCACCCTTTGC CAAAGTGGTATCATATAGCGATGGAGTACCAAACCAAGGCAGTGGCATCCCATACTTCTACTTAACAACTCTTGATCCAACAGCAAGAAATGCATTAAAAGATGAAAGAGCTTCCTTCACAGTCAGTGAGTACCCTCTCGGGACTTGCGGCAAGGTCGACCCGATGAATCCTACATGTTCCAAAATTACTCTTACAGGAAAG CTGAAATTGGTTGATGAAAAGTCAGAGGAAGCCGAATTTGCCAGAAATGCCTTGTTCTCCAAGCATTCAGAAATGATCG ACTGGCCAAAGGATCACAACTTCAAAGTTtacaaattgaaaattgaaaatatatttttaattaattggtttGGTGGTCCAAAACCTCTGACAGTGGAAGATTACTTAAATCATAAAAT GAACAATCGTGGATTCATTCTCTCATGGATTGATTCTCTGAATGCTCTTCTATTTGCAACTCCTACTATGGGGCTGTAA
- the LOC131609126 gene encoding UPF0051 protein ABCI8, chloroplastic-like has protein sequence MASLLNGSLSSIHPQHTRETPFTKFPNHFPISKTPKHKLLKIRADVSYEPRNTSSDDKIREILRNRDYDSKFGFNIDIDSFTIPKGLSHETIRSISTLKSEPDWMLNFRLNAFEKFSKMKEPNWSDNTYPSIDFQDICYYSAPKKKPSLNSLEEADPELLRYFDKLGVPLNEQNRLANVAVDAVLDSVSIATTHRKTLEKAGVIFCSISEAIREYPDLVKKYLGRVVPSEDNYYAALNAAVFSDGSFCYIPKDTKCPMQISTYFRINALETGQFERTLIVAEDRSSVEYLEGCTAPSYDKNQLHAAVVELYCAEDAEIKYSTVQNWYAGDENGIGGIYNFVTKRGLCAGKRSRISWTQVETGSAITWKYPSVVLEGDDSVGEFYSVALTNNYQQADTGTKMIHKGKNTKSRIISKGISAGHSRNCYRGLVQVQSKAENAKNSSQCDSMLIGDTAAANTYPYIQVKNPSARVEHEASTSKIGEDQLFYFQQRGIDYEKAMAAMISGFCRDVFNELPDEFGSEVNQLMSLKLEGSVG, from the exons ATGGCTTCTCTTCTCAACGGCAGCCTCTCTTCCATACACCCCCAACACACCCGCGAAACCCCCTTCACCAAATTCCCCAACCACTTCCCAATCTCCAAAACCCCCAAACACAAACTCCTCAAAATCCGCGCTGACGTCAGCTACGAGCCCCGCAACACCTCCTCCGATGACAAAATCCGCGAAATCCTCCGCAACCGTGACTACGACTCCAAATTCGGCTTCAACATCGACATCGATTCCTTCACCATCCCCAAAGGACTCTCCCACGAAACTATTAGGTCAATCTCAACCCTAAAATCAGAACCAGATTGGATGCTCAATTTCCGCCTCAACGCCTTCGAGAAATTCTCCAAAATGAAGGAACCGAATTGGTCTGACAACACTTATCCATCCATCGATTTTCAAGACATCTGTTATTACTCCGCTCCCAAGAAGAAACCCTCTCTTAACAGCTTAGAAGAAGCCGATCCCGAGCTTCTTAGGTACTTCGATAAACTCGGTGTTCCGTTGAACGAACAGAATCGGTTAGCGAATGTCGCGGTGGATGCTGTTCTTGATAGTGTTTCCATTGCTACTACTCATAGGAAGACACTTGAGAAAGCTGGTGTTATTTTTTGTTCGATTTCAGAGGCGATTAGAGAGTATCCTGATTTGGTTAAGAAGTATTTAGGTAGAGTTGTTCCTAGTGAGGATAACTATTACGCCGCGTTGAATGCGGCTGTTTTTAGCGATGGATCGTTTTGTTATATTCCGAAGGATACTAAGTGTCCGATGCAGATTTCGACTTATTTTAGGATTAACGCGTTGGAGACCGGGCAATTCGAGAGGACGTTGATTGTTGCGGAGGATAGAAGCTCAGTGGAGTATTTGGAAGGGTGTACTGCGCCGTCTTATGATAAGAATCAGCTTCATGCTGCGGTTGTTGAGTTGTATTGTGCTGAGGATGCTGAAATTAAGTATTCGACAGTGCAGAATTGGTATGCCGGGGATGAGAATGGGATAGGTGGGAtatataattttgtgactaagagAGGATTGTGCGCTGGTAAGAGATCGAGGATATCATGGACCCAGGTAGAGACTGGGTCCGCGATTACTTGGAAGTATCCGAGTGTTGTTTTGGAGGGAGATGATAGTGTGGGAGAGTTTTATTCGGTTGCTTTGACTAATAATTATCAACAGGCGGATACAGGGACGAAGATGATACATAAAGGGAAGAATACTAAGAGTAGGATTATATCTAAGGGTATTTCTGCTGGACATTCGAGGAATTGTTATAGAGGGCTTGTTCAGGTTCAGTCTAAGGCCGAGAATGCGAAAAACTCTTCGCAGTGTGATTCCATGCTTATTGGGGATACTGCAGCTGCCAATACATATCCTTACATCCAG GTGAAGAACCCATCAGCAAGAGTTGAGCACGAAGCTAGTACGTCCAAAATTGGTGAAGATCAATTATTTTACTTCCAGCAAAGAGGAATAGACTACGAAAAAGCAATGGCTGCTATGATCTCTGGATTTTGCCGCGATGTGTTCAATGAGCTTCCTGATGAATTTGGTTCTGAGGTGAACCAACTCATGAGCTTGAAGCTTGAAGGGTCAGTGGGTTAA